A region of the Apus apus isolate bApuApu2 chromosome 5, bApuApu2.pri.cur, whole genome shotgun sequence genome:
gcaaacagaagaggaagTGGATCATTTGTTGGAAGTTTTCAGTGCGATGGCCGCGCGGGTCAGCCTTGTGCTGCCCAAGGCAGCCAAGCCAGAGCACGGGAGGGGCAGGAGGACGAGGGTGCTGGGCCGGGCAGGGTcccccctctcctgcctgcgGGGGGTAGGGCGCCCAGATGCCGTCACTCGCCCTTGGACGCAACACCCGCTGAAAGGAGTTAGGCGAGCCTCGCCTGAGCTGGGGCTACACGTTTAGGGGCAACAGATTTCATGCCGAGGCACCCTGCTATCGACAAGCCTTGAAAcgttttgctttttttttacacagaaacTGCCGCcgtcctccccccccccctcgccGTATCAGTATCAGTATGAATCATTCTTTGCCTACTAAAATCTGGAACGGATTACTTGTTCAGAGACGTTATTattgtattacttttttttaatgttttacgATTTGGAGTTCTGGGGACTGGAAGAGGGCTATACGGGGAGAAGGGGCAAATATCAAACACCATTTTAACGAGCAAACACATATTTTAACAATTTAAATTAACGTGGATGTGAGCTATTTCCCCTTTGCTGAGCCTGCCAGGTTTCaataaaaattggaaaaaaggaGTAAGGCTCGGGGGGCGGCGATTTGAATCAACACAAAGCCAGTCAGCTTGCAAAAAAAACGCCAGGACGGGCGGCCGCGCCGAAAATGGATCCGATCCACAGAAATGACAGCGGGCGGCCCCAAGCCGGCCTGGGCTGGAGCGCGGCCCTGCGAGCAAGGAAAGGCGGCCCAGGGCTCGCCTGCCGCCCTCCCGCCGCTCCACGCACCGCTCACCCGCGCTCGCCCCTGGGGCCTCGCACCGGGACCGCGGGGGGAGCGCTGCTGCCCGCCCCGGCGGTGCGGGACAGGGGAGCGtgcccgccccgcgctgcccgcgcGCCAGCCCGCACAACCGCCTCCTGCGGCGCGGGAGGGCAGCCAGCCCCgccaacaccccccccccccgcggccgccgctttttttctccttttttttttttcccctcccctttcttttttcttttttctttttttttttttttcccctccctccttccctcccccctccttcctctccaaaGTTTTTCTGGGCCGGCCCGCCCGGGTGATTCAGTCGCGGTGTCAATcaccctgccctcctcctcctcctccccttcctcccgcCGCCGGCTCCTCCTCCCGGGGCAAGTCCGAAACTTTATAAGTTGAGCTTTTCCCGCAGCCCCGTGGAAGCGAGGCGCGGGCGCGGCGgccgggcaggcaggcaggcggTTGGCAGCGGCGGGGGGAGGCTGCGGGGCGCTGGAGGCTGAGCCAGACTCACGCCGTGACTCCTCGTGTCCGTGTGCCGCTGCCCCACCCGCGTCCCCCCTCGCTCGCCCCGAAGATGTCCACAGCCCTGGTGTCGCCCACCATCTTCGATCTGAGCGAAGTTTTGTACAAGGTAAGGACGCCGCCGGGGGCTGCTCCTCTTAACTTCGGGGCGCTTTAACTTTTTGGGGGTCCGTGTTCGTCCTCTGTGTTCGGTTTGgttgggttgtgggtttttttttagttgttgttgtttgttgggatTGCTTTTGTGGGGTTATTTTGCCCCATTTTCTGGTCGGGAGCAAGTTTCGCAGCGGGGCCGGAGGGCGCAGGGCGGGGGCCGGGTGCGGCTGCCCCGTCCCGCGGCCGGGTcccctgccgccgccgcccgcgctTCCCGCCTCGGCCGCTgcggggagggcggggggcAGCACCTCGCGCTCCCGGCGGGCCGAGccgccgcggcgggcgggggggccgcgtccttcccctgcccccggggccgccgcgctGCAACACGcccgggcgcggcgggcgggcggcagctctgccgcggggccgggcgggaggcCGGGCGGGCGCCTTCCCCGCGGGGCTCGGCCGCCCCTCGCCCAGCCCTGCTGCGGGGGGAGCGGTGGGGCGGCCGCCAGCGCCGCGCGCTGCCCTTCCCGCTCGTCGCCGTTCCCGGGGGCTTTCTCAGGAAAGAGCTCCGGCCTCggagttttggttttttttcttttttttttgggtgcaGCCAGCGACTCCCCCGCGTCTGTCGCTTGGTTGGCTTCTGTTTTTCCGCGAGGGCTGCGCGGGGCACTGGGAGCGGCGAAAGGGGCTGAGGCGGGTGTTTAATGTGGGGGTGCCCGTCGGGGCAACGCGACCGCCGGTGCCGGGCGCCGCGGGGAGGCTCTCGGGGCTGCGTGGGGACGCCGGAGGAGGCGGTGGCAGTGACCGGCCCTTGCTTTCTCCCCGCAGAGCAACAAGATGTTGAATTACAGCCCCTCGGGTGTCAGCGGGTGCCTGCTGGACAGGAAGGCGGTGGGCACCCCGGCCGGCGGGGGTTTCCCTAGGAGGCATTCTGTCACGCTGCCCAACTCCAAGTTTCACCAGaaccagctcctcagcagcctgAAAGGAGAGCCGGCTCCCATGCTGGGCCCCCGGGAAAGCCGCTTCCGGGACCGCTCCTTCTCGGAGGGCGGCGAGcgcctgctgcagcagaagcagcccGGGGGACAGGTCAACTCCAGCCGCTACAAGACGGAGCTGTGCCGCCCCTTCGAGGAGAACGGCGCCTGCAAGTACGGCGATAAGTGCCAGTTCGCCCACGGCATCCACGAGCTGCGGAGTCTCACCCGCCACCCCAAGTACAAGACCGAGCTCTGCCGCACTTTCCACACCATCGGCTTCTGCCCCTACGGGCCGCGCTGCCACTTCATCCACAACGCGGAGGAGCGACGTGCCGTGGCGGGGGGCCGGGAGCCCGCCGTCACCGACAGACCCCgcctgcagcacagcttcagCTTCGCCggcttccccagcactgctgccagcgGGCTGCTGGACAGCCCCACTTCCATCACCCCACCGCCCATGCTGAGTGCCGACGACCTGCTGGGCTCCCCCACCCTGCCTGACTGCACCAGCAACCCCTTCGCCTtctccagccaggagctggtCAGTCTCTTTGCCCCCAGCATGGGGGTGCAGGTGCCCAGCGGGAACTCCCCCACTGCCTTCTTGTTCAGGTCCATGTCCGAGTCCCCCAACATGTTTGACTCGCCGCCCAGTCCTCAGGACTCCCTCTCTGACCAGGAGGGCTatctgagcagctccagcagcagccacagcgGCTCAGATTCCCCTATCCTGGACACCTCAAGACGTCTTCCCATCTTCAGCAGACTCTCCATCTCCGACGACTAATCTGGGGTTTCCTCTTGCTCCCCCCCACCTCTATTAGGATGTTAAGCTGAACCCCCCCCCACCCTGTCCCCAGTAGTCCCAGCTGGATGTTAGCGTGTCCACCTGCCTGCTGTAGGCCCGCTGGCTTAAACCTTAAGTGCCAAATTACGATGAAAAGCAATAACGTTTACAAAAATCAGTGCCTTTAACACTTTCACTGTGACTGTATTacctctccagctgcagagggcaccagcagctctgtgcactTCCAGATGTGCAGGAAATGTCCggatcccagctccctccactGGCCATGTACTGCATCGCCCTTTCCCAGTCCCTTCCCGACTGGTCAGTTTCCGCTAGACTGCAGGCATGTGGGTAAGCGTTAACatccagctttctttttctccctcccctttaAGACTAATCTTGCCTGGATCCGCTCAGGTTTGCGGGAAAAAAAGCTAAGAACGGACAAAGATTGTAACATGAGTGGGACTTCGActgggaggaggaaaacaaaacaacaaaacaaaaccagatggACTATGAGAGACTTGATTTTGGTGCTAAAAGTTCCCCGTATTCATGTGACATcctaaaacaaataaagaaatagaGGGGGTGGGGCTGACGGAAGTTACTCCACACACACAAGTTCCTGTAAACAAAGTTCCAGTAGACATAGCTTTAATGGTTTTGCTCTAGAGTACTTTAGACCTATCTTAGAGCACTCACGCcaagctttttattatttttttttctgggtttttaattttgtataaCTTTTCAGAAATTGGAGAGCAAATTTTGCTTGTCACTGCACAACAATATAAAAAAGCTTATTTAACTTATCAAAACGTATTTATTGCCGAAACCTAtgcttttttgttaattttgttcATATTTATCGGGATGATGAATCCATAGAATATATTCTTTTATGTTTAAATTATGATCTTCCATATTAATCTTAAGATTGTGAagtgtctttttccttttttccccccacagtTTAATATATTATACTACAATGACATTTTTTGTAACTTTACActtttttggttattttattttaaaaaatgaaaaattaatttaaaaaaatgcaaaaactgtgtttggattatttattttagaattcccttcccccttttttttgtgttggacTGCAAATTGAGTTAATGTGCTTCTttgcctttcctcttctcttccccttccctgggTCTTGCCTACCTGGGCTTTAGAATGTACATACCTGAGCTCTGTTGTGAGACAGTGTGGAAGGAagaccttttttcttcctcttttgtaTAAATTCTTCAAGGAGAAAAGCCTT
Encoded here:
- the ZFP36L1 gene encoding mRNA decay activator protein ZFP36L1, giving the protein MSTALVSPTIFDLSEVLYKSNKMLNYSPSGVSGCLLDRKAVGTPAGGGFPRRHSVTLPNSKFHQNQLLSSLKGEPAPMLGPRESRFRDRSFSEGGERLLQQKQPGGQVNSSRYKTELCRPFEENGACKYGDKCQFAHGIHELRSLTRHPKYKTELCRTFHTIGFCPYGPRCHFIHNAEERRAVAGGREPAVTDRPRLQHSFSFAGFPSTAASGLLDSPTSITPPPMLSADDLLGSPTLPDCTSNPFAFSSQELVSLFAPSMGVQVPSGNSPTAFLFRSMSESPNMFDSPPSPQDSLSDQEGYLSSSSSSHSGSDSPILDTSRRLPIFSRLSISDD